The Rufibacter sp. DG15C region ATTGTTTAAACCTGAACTGACTGGATGAATTTTCCCTCTAAGCTAATTGAGAACGCGGTAGAGGAGCTGGCCAAGTTGCCAGGCGTGGGTAAGAAAACTGCCCTGCGTTTGGTGTTGCACCTGCTCAAAGCCGAAACCGAAGATACGAAAAGCCTCTCTGAAGCCTTGGTGCGCATGCGTACGGGCATCAGGTACTGCAAGACCTGCCACAACATCTCTGACCAGGACGTGTGCGGCATCTGCGCCAACCCCTTGCGCGACCGCTCGCTGCTCTGCGTAGTGAGTGACATGCGTGACGTGATTGCCATTGAGAACACGTCCCAGTACAAAGGCGTGTACCACGTGCTGGGCGGCGTCATTTCTCCTTTGGAAGGCATCGGCCCGGCAGATTTGAAGATACAGTCCTTGGTGGAGCGTCTCCCGTCCTCGGGAGTGAAAGAGATTATCTTGGCCCTGAGCCCGACTATGGAAGGAGACACGACTTCTTTCTACCTGACGCGCAAGCTCAAGGACTTTCCTGCCCGCATCTCCAGCATTGCCCGTGGCGTGCCGGTAGGCGGAGAACTGGAGTACACCGATGAGATTACGCTGGGTAGAAGCATTCTGGACCGGACGGCCTACAGCCAAGTCTAGGCGTTTTTTGCCTCTTTTTCTAGAAAACACCCCAAAAACGATAGAAGAGCAGGGACGCAAGTTCCTGCTTTTTTTGTGCCCTGGCAGGACGGTAGTATGCCGGCCTTTTGGTAAATTTCTGGATATTTGTTTTTTGCTAACGCCTCTGGGTTTGAAAGACCTCTCCGTCATTATTGTTAACTACAACGTCAGCTACTTTCTGGAGCAGTGCCTGCTGTCCGTCAGAAAAGCGGTGAAAGGCCTCAACGCTGAGGTCTTTGTAGTAGACAACAACTCTGTAGACGG contains the following coding sequences:
- the recR gene encoding recombination mediator RecR, with the translated sequence MNFPSKLIENAVEELAKLPGVGKKTALRLVLHLLKAETEDTKSLSEALVRMRTGIRYCKTCHNISDQDVCGICANPLRDRSLLCVVSDMRDVIAIENTSQYKGVYHVLGGVISPLEGIGPADLKIQSLVERLPSSGVKEIILALSPTMEGDTTSFYLTRKLKDFPARISSIARGVPVGGELEYTDEITLGRSILDRTAYSQV